GTGTCCAATGGCAACGCCTAAGATCGAAACCATGAGAAATATTGGAGATGATAAGGAGTCGAAGCGAAGGGTGAGAGACAGATCGAAGCTTGCTAGCTTGAACCCCAAAACTTCGATAAAGCTAGGGCCATAGTGAAGAGTGAACACCAGCATGAAGGTGCTAATAAGGAGAAGTGACCACAGCATGGCAAGCGTTCCTAGTATGCTGACTCGATCCTTGCCCATAACCTCTCCTTCACTGTAGTCTATTTGGCTTACTCTGTCTCGGCTCTTATGATAGCGAATTTGGTGACATAAATCGAATTTCATGAAACACTATTCACGAAAAATATGTCGTATATTGGTATCGGTATGCTAACGGTTTTCTTTAGAAAAACCAAGTAGAATCAGTGATTTGTGCTAAGGTTTGTGAATTGCTGGGAAAACTTGCCTTAGGGCCAGGACAGATACGGCTCAAGGGCGCATAGACAGCAAGGTTTTCGGGCTGCTATTCAAGAAACTTGCATAGCGGTTCGAAAAGCATTTTAGTAGAGCCTACACTAGCCAGATTGACTATAAGAGCGATCCAAGATGACCGAAAAAAGCAATAAATGGACATTCCTTACAAACCACGCCCACGTGTTCATATGCCTGGCCCGAGAACCTCAGGTCACCCTCCGTGACGTTGCTCTTCAAGTGGGCATAACCGAGCGAGCGGTGCAAAGAATCGTTGCCGATCTTGAGGATGGCGGCTACATCGTGCGTACCAAGGATGGCAGAACGAATCGCTACCGCCTGTCCATGAGCAAAAAATTGAGGCACCCAGTAGAAAGAAACTGCACTCTTCGTGAACTCATCGATCTTATCAAATAAGAGTGGCCTGGGCTGCTAATTCTCTACATTCCAAGCTAGTGGCTGGAAGCCTCTTTCAGGTCTTCGCTCTTTAGCTGGCTGATAAGAACTCGCTCGTAGTTTCGAATATTTCTTACGTACTGAACTGGCTCATGCCCGCGGGCGTAACCGTAATCAGTTCTCTTGTAGTACTTCTTATCAGCAAGGAGAGGGAGTATCGTTTTTAGATCGCGCCAAACATTTGGGTTCTTACCCAAGTCGATGGCAAGCTTTCTAGCATCTTGCACGTGATAGTACCCCACATTGTAAGCGGCGAGGCCAAACCATCGGCGATCCTGAGGCTCGATATAAGTCGGAAACCTATCGATAAGGTGCTTCAAATATTGAGCTCCGGCTAGCATACTTTGCTTTGGATCGATGCGATTAGTAACTCCAAGATTTCTTGCGGTGGGAAGTGTGAGCATCATGAAACCACGGACTCCGGTTGCACTCCGGCTCTTTGGGTTCCAGTGGCTTTCTTGGTAGGCCACTGATGCTAGAAATGTGTAGTCGAGCCCGCTGATATCGGCAGCTTCTTGAATGATATCATCAAATCGTGGCAGTCGTTCCTCGATCCTTTGTCGGAATATATAAATATCGTAATAGTCGTGATCACCTGTGGAACCAAAGTATTTTTCGTAGAGTTGGGCAACAAGATCACTTTGGGCATCTTCGGCGAACCAAGCCATACTTTTATCAACCAAGAACTGTGCCTTAGGATGAATCGGCCAAGCAATAGGGCCTCGATCGACAACAAACTTGGATTCGAGTTTGTCGATGAGGTGCTGATTTATGTTGAAGATTGTCTCGTCAGCGATAACGCAATCGAACTCTTTATCGTTTGCTTTCACGAGAAGCTGTTCAGTTGAAAACTCCGAGCTTGCTAGCCAAGTCATTGCAGGGTAGCGCTGATTGAGTCGCCGAAACGTTTCTTCGTGAGAGCTTTTTGCAGTAAAGGCGACTGATCTTGAAATCAAATCAGAGAGATCGTTTATGATAAGATTTTTCTGGCAAACTGCAACTTGGTCGATGTTGAGATAGGGCGGTGAGAACAGCAATGATTTGGAGCGTGTTGGTGTTTTGCTTAAGCCAGCAGCTGCGAAATGGACATCACCTCGACTGGTGGCGTCTAGAAGTTCTTCGACAGTGTCATAGAACTTAAATGTTGCCTTCCTTCCTAAATCTTGCACAAACGCCTTCGCTAAGTCGTATTCGAAGCCGCTTGCCTCCCCTTGGTTGTCAATGAAATAAGTTGTAGGGGCGTTGCGAGTGCCAATTATTATTTCATTGATATTTTCTAAAAGAATCTGAGCGTCGTCACGGTCGCGGTCGGACCCTAAAAAAAACATCGGTCGACAAGATAAAAAAAGTGAAGCAGTGATAAAAAGTGTGATCGACGTGAGAGACCTTGCAACGAAAGCTTTTGATCGCTTTTGATTCTTATTTAAGGTGTGCTTCTCATCATCCATAACTCCCTCTCCTTAAAACATTAGAGTCTTAAGAAGATAAAGCTTCGCATGGGCTTAGTCAATGGAGCTGCGACTAAAGTGCGGATGGGGGACGCAGTCAAAGACACCGTTTGGTGCGACAAACACTAGTAACTGACTAAAATAACTAACCAGCTTTCGCATACAGACAGCTAGGTAAATACCTTGCTTCCTTCATGTCTAGTTTGAATTAGAAACTTTTGACTTAGGTATTCTTCAAGAGTCAGGCGGTAGCCGTGACTTTCGTTAGGTAGTGGGCTATCACCAGCATCGCTTCCATCAGAAGAATTTTATAGATCAGGAAGTTGCTATGAAATCACTTGAGAAACGATCGCAATGAATGCTTTTTCTCGATCCCAATAAATGAGGAGAAATGCCTGCGTTCTTTTTATAGTTGAACAGCCAATTAATCAGCAGTGAGTACTTTGATCTCAATCCTACGATTTTTTCTTCGGTTGGCATCTGTGTCATTGGGAGCGATAGGTCTTTGGTCACCATATGAAATGGTATCAATTAGGTTGGGGCTCATTCCTATTTCGCGAGTGAGTATTCGCGAAGCATTAGCTGCACGAAGAGAGCCTAGTGTATGGTTATCAAACTCACCGTTTGATTTGACATTGTCTGTATGGCCTTCAATTAAGAGTTTGCGGCTCAGCTGGTTAAGAAGCTTACCAAGTCTTATGAAACGCTCCCGTCCCTGCCGAGAGAATCGATAGGTACCAGATTCAAAAAAGTATGCTCCCATAAGTTGTATGGTAAACCCTCGCTCACCTGGAACTGTATTCATGGAATTTCTAAGCCCAAAATCAATGCCATCTGATGTCATGGCAATTTGATCTAATAGCTTATCTACATGGCTCTTGTCACGGTCGATGGCGACTTTAGGATCTTCTTTAATAAGATAGCGCTTGGCGCCCTTGCTACTCGCTTCGCCGTAGTATGCCTTGAAGACGAACTCACCCTTTTTGATTTCACCAATTTCTTGATCTTTTTCGACGAAGTCCGGAACTTCGACAAAGGATTCTCGAATCGCAGCCGTATAGCCCAAAATACGATCAGAGGTACCTACCTCTAACGAGCCATAGAGCACAACGAATGCTGCAAACAATAGGGTCATAAGATCAGCAAAGCTGACGAGCCAACCTTCGCCACCACCGGCATCTTCCTCTTCCTCTTCCATTAAAACCTACCATCATCTTGATATATGAGATGGATCTCCACACGATTGTTCTTTAGGCGCCCATCCTTTGTTTTATGAGAGGCAATAGGTCGACTATCGCCATAAGACGTCGAATAGATGTTTTTTGGATCGAGCTTGCTGTGCTCCATCAAAACCTGTCTAACTCGCGAAGCCCTCAGGGCTCCCAGTTCGATTGGAGAAAGGCGGCCGGTTTGCGTTTCATCGGTGTGCCCTTCAACTAATATCTTAATGGCGTCACCTTTTAGCTGACTTGCAATAGATTTCAACTCTTCCATTCCTTTAGCTGATAAGGCTGCGCTGCCAGGGATAAAAAACGCCCGCCCTAACAGATTTAATGAGAAGCCAAATTCTGTCTCAGAGACTTCTGTGGCCTGCCGAAGACTATATTGAATTCCTCGACCCTTAGAACTGCTGTCTAAGAAAACTTCGATTCTCTGCATATCATCGTTTCGGCTGCGAAGTATAGACTCTGTTCGGTTGAACTTCTTTATAGCTGGATTAAAGGTCCGTTCTCGCTTGACTTCTTCGAAAGTTATTTTGCCTTTGTACATCTCACCCTTGCGAAACTCTTCGGGGATCTCATCGGGAATTTCGATGAAGGCTTCTCGAATAGACGATGAAACCCCTACGACTTGATCACTTTTGCCGCGAGGAGTGATACCATAGAGGACAACGAAGGCAGCAAATAAGAGTGTCATCAAGTCAGCGAAACTGACAAGCCAGCCGGAGCCTTCCTGTTCTTCTTCTTCCTCTTCCACTAATGACCTCGACACGGTTTGACACTGATGACTTTCTTGGGAAACGTGTCTGTATATTTAAGACTTGTATATCGAAAGGGAATCCCATTCATCTTATCAAGAAAATTAGGTTTTGCAGTAAAGTAGCAACGCTGTCTCCCGAGCTTGAAGTTTGCGACACAGATGCTTACCCAACCTTCTTCCACAGATGGATTGCCTTCTGGAAAAGGAATAAAATACCATTCGCATTGTTTTTTCCTTTGGGGGTCGCAACCTGTTAGAACAAAAATCGCAAGGCTACAAATGACGAAAAACGGCATGTTACGCCTTTCATTCTTCACCACTAGATTCCTTGCCCAAGTATGTCTCAAGGCGCTGTTGAATCAGCTTTGGATTGATGCCGTTTAAGATTCCGAGGACCCCAGTTTTTATGATGAGACAATTGGTAAGATGCTCACGGCTTCGATACTTGAGTTTTTTGGCTATCGGTATAAAAAACATGTTCGCCATCATTGCACCATACAGGGTAGTCACAAGAGCTACGGCAAGGCCTGGCCCGATTTTGGACGGGTCGGCGAGGTTCGCCATGATCACGATCAAACCAATCACGGTACCGATCATACCAAACGCAGGGCACGACTCTCCCATGTCATCATAAATTGCCGCTCCGTCGGCTAGATTTTTCTTCATAACCCGCATATCATCTGAAAGAATTTCATCGATGATTTCTGGAGCCGCCCCATCAACTGCAAGTCGAACTCCCTTGGCGAGAAGTGGATTTTCGATAACTTCTTTTTCTAAGGAAAGAATTGACTCTTTACGGGCCTTGTTTGCTAAGTCGATGATCTTATCGATGAGCTCTTCGGATGATTCAACATTGTTGAATAAAGCACCCATTCCGACTTTCACACCGCCAAGGAACACATTCAATGGCCATCTCATCATGGTAGCGGCCGCTGCCCCTCCAAGGACAATAAGAAGACTCATGAAGTCCCAATACATTAGGAGGCTTCCAGATAGAATCATAACGACCATGACCGTTATGGTTCCAATGACAGCTCCGA
The sequence above is a segment of the Pseudobacteriovorax antillogorgiicola genome. Coding sequences within it:
- a CDS encoding helix-turn-helix transcriptional regulator, whose protein sequence is MTEKSNKWTFLTNHAHVFICLAREPQVTLRDVALQVGITERAVQRIVADLEDGGYIVRTKDGRTNRYRLSMSKKLRHPVERNCTLRELIDLIK
- a CDS encoding OmpA family protein, with translation MEEEEEDAGGGEGWLVSFADLMTLLFAAFVVLYGSLEVGTSDRILGYTAAIRESFVEVPDFVEKDQEIGEIKKGEFVFKAYYGEASSKGAKRYLIKEDPKVAIDRDKSHVDKLLDQIAMTSDGIDFGLRNSMNTVPGERGFTIQLMGAYFFESGTYRFSRQGRERFIRLGKLLNQLSRKLLIEGHTDNVKSNGEFDNHTLGSLRAANASRILTREIGMSPNLIDTISYGDQRPIAPNDTDANRRKNRRIEIKVLTAD
- the mltF gene encoding membrane-bound lytic murein transglycosylase MltF; this translates as MDDEKHTLNKNQKRSKAFVARSLTSITLFITASLFLSCRPMFFLGSDRDRDDAQILLENINEIIIGTRNAPTTYFIDNQGEASGFEYDLAKAFVQDLGRKATFKFYDTVEELLDATSRGDVHFAAAGLSKTPTRSKSLLFSPPYLNIDQVAVCQKNLIINDLSDLISRSVAFTAKSSHEETFRRLNQRYPAMTWLASSEFSTEQLLVKANDKEFDCVIADETIFNINQHLIDKLESKFVVDRGPIAWPIHPKAQFLVDKSMAWFAEDAQSDLVAQLYEKYFGSTGDHDYYDIYIFRQRIEERLPRFDDIIQEAADISGLDYTFLASVAYQESHWNPKSRSATGVRGFMMLTLPTARNLGVTNRIDPKQSMLAGAQYLKHLIDRFPTYIEPQDRRWFGLAAYNVGYYHVQDARKLAIDLGKNPNVWRDLKTILPLLADKKYYKRTDYGYARGHEPVQYVRNIRNYERVLISQLKSEDLKEASSH
- a CDS encoding motility protein A, translated to MDLATILGAVIGTITVMVVMILSGSLLMYWDFMSLLIVLGGAAAATMMRWPLNVFLGGVKVGMGALFNNVESSEELIDKIIDLANKARKESILSLEKEVIENPLLAKGVRLAVDGAAPEIIDEILSDDMRVMKKNLADGAAIYDDMGESCPAFGMIGTVIGLIVIMANLADPSKIGPGLAVALVTTLYGAMMANMFFIPIAKKLKYRSREHLTNCLIIKTGVLGILNGINPKLIQQRLETYLGKESSGEE
- a CDS encoding flagellar motor protein MotB encodes the protein MSRSLVEEEEEEQEGSGWLVSFADLMTLLFAAFVVLYGITPRGKSDQVVGVSSSIREAFIEIPDEIPEEFRKGEMYKGKITFEEVKRERTFNPAIKKFNRTESILRSRNDDMQRIEVFLDSSSKGRGIQYSLRQATEVSETEFGFSLNLLGRAFFIPGSAALSAKGMEELKSIASQLKGDAIKILVEGHTDETQTGRLSPIELGALRASRVRQVLMEHSKLDPKNIYSTSYGDSRPIASHKTKDGRLKNNRVEIHLIYQDDGRF